The genomic region CCTCCGTAGAAATGACTCAGCGCTCGGCATCCCGAAGCGGCCTGCCAGGCCCGGGCCGGCTACCTTAGCCGCAAGTGGAGAGTCAGGACCCAGAGAAGAGATTCCCTCGCTCCCGGAGCCCTGACGACGCACACGGCCCTTCTCACAAGTAGCACGACTGCTATCGCTCCTATCACCGCGGGCGACACCAAAGGCGACCCCACGTCCGATCACCTCGGCCAACTGGATGGAGAGGCATCTCCGCCGCACTCAGCGCGAACGCGTCTCGTAGATGCAGTGCCGGATCGCCCTTCGGCGATGAGTGTACAGCAGGTGAAGCCGCTCGTCCGGCCCCTCCAAGAGCACCGGGTAGCTGAACTCACCCGGACCGGACGCCACTATCGCCTCTCGTTGCCAAGTCCGTCCCTCGTCCCGGCTGACGGCCAGAGCCAGAGGTGTGCGCCGCGAGCGGGATTCGTTGTAGGCCAGTACTAGGCGACCGTCGTGCAGCCTCAAGGCGTCAATGCCGCTGTTCGGATTCGGCAGAGGCGTCGGCTCCGGGTAAGCCCAAGTCCTGCCGCCGTCCTCAGATTGGCTGTACCAAATGCTTCCGCCGCGGCCTCCGGTGCGCAGGTACATACCCACCCGGCCGTCACCCAGAGGCACCAGTGAGGGCTGTATGACCCCCTGCGACGTGGTGAGGTGGCCCCAACGCGCCCCCAGCCGACCGTCTCTCCACGTGGCGACGTGGGCGCTCCAGTCCCTCTCATCGTACAGCGGCAGGAGGACCGGGCCCCCATCGAGCTCCAGCGGACGAGCTCTGGTCATCCAGCCCCACTCCTCGCGAATAGCCGAAGGGGCGTCCCAGCGTACCCCGTCGGGCGAGGCAGCGGCGAACACCTTGCATTCGTGCCACCAATGGCCGACAATGGTCACGTAGAATAACCAGGTGGTGCCCGATTTCGCCCGCCACAATACGGGATTGCCATCGGCCTTGCCGGGCGTATCCACTAGCACCGTGGGAGGATCCCAGATCAGGGCCTGGCAGTCGAAGCGCGAGTAGAGGATGGCCTGGTCGGGAGCCGTCTCGTAGCTTCCGGCATACCAGGCGGCGCCGAGCCGGCCATCCCCCAGCGCCGATACCGTGGCGCAGTGGCACGAAGGCCAGCGAGCGTTGCTGCGAAAGGCGTCCCGCACTGCAACCAGTTTGAGACAGGGTGGCGTCATGCAGTCGCGTCCTCGGTCAGTGCCGCATTCTAGGGGGGAGCCACAGCCCGGTCAAGGAGCCGAGTACGCCACCTGGAGGGAGGCGAACCGCCTTTGAGCCTTGCCGATATCGAGCGTCTGCGGGCCATCGTGGACGAAGTCATGGCGGTGGACGATTCCATTCAGCTGGAGCAGCCACCCGGCGCGGTGATTTTCCGCGGCCGGCTCCTGGCCGACCCGGCGGAAGCCATCGAGGCCGTCGGAGAGCGCTTTCGTTCCCGAGGCTACTTGACTACTCTGGATCGCCAGCGCGGCACCGACATCCTAGCCGCCATCCCGCACTCTCCCCCCCAACACCGTACCCGTCCTCGGTTGGCTCTAGCCCTTCTGCTGGCGACCCTCGCCAGCGTGCTCCTGGTGGGCGGCACCATGACTCAGCCCGACCTGGAGAGCGTCCTGCGCCGCCCCTTGAGCGGCCTGCCCTTCGCTGTGTCTCTCCTGGCCATTCTGGGCACCCACGAGATGGGCCACTACCTGGTCGCCCGTCGGGGCGGAGTCCAGGTCTCGCTGCCCTACTTCATTCCCATGCCTCTGGGCCCCCTGGGTACCATGGGGGCCTTCATCAACATGCGCTCTCCCCCGCGCAGCCGCAGTCAGCTGCTCCGCATCGGCCTGGCGGGCCCACTCAGCGGGCTGGTGGTCGCCATAGTGGTACTGATCTACGGGCTCAAGACCTCCACAGTGGGTCCGCTGCCGGAAGGCCAGGCTTTCCTGCAGGAAGGCAACTCCGTCTTCTATCTTGTGCTCAAGCGCGTCATCCTGGGCCGCTGGTTGCCAGGCGCAGGGTTGGACGTGGACTTGAGCCCCGTGGCCTTCGCCGGTTGGGCGGGGCTGCTGGTGACGGGGCTCAACCTGATCCCCGCCGCCCAGCTCGATGGGGGTCATGTGGCGTACGCTCTGCTGGGGCGTACCGCCCAGATACTGACCGTGACCATCGCCGCCGGCATGTTCCTGCTAGGTCTCGCCTGGCCGGGCTGGTACGCTTGGGCAGTGCTCATCCTCCTTCTAGGCTCGCGCCGGCACCTGGTACTAGATGACGTGACACCTCTGAACTGGCGGGAACGACTGCTGGCCGTCCTCGGACTGCTGCTGGCTGCCCTGCTCTTCGTGCCCGTCCCCCTGATGCTGGTACAACCATAGCAGGCAGCCCCGCTCTCGAGACCACCGATCTCGCCGGGCTGCTGCGGCTAGGAGGCGAATGCCAATGGACCTGTTCGACGTGAACTGCTTCCTGGGCCGATGGCCGACCGAAGCTTCGCTGACCCCGGATGTGGAAACGCTCCGCCAGGAACTCGACCGGATCGGCGTGCGCGGGGCCCTCGTCCGCCACACCTGGGGCTGGTGGTACGACCCCATCGAGGGCAACCAGGCGCTGCTGCGAGCCCTCGAGGGCCATCCGGAGCTCCGCCCGTGCCTGGCCGCCGCGCCTCTTCCCGAGGACGTGGGCGGCCTGGACCGCTTTCTGGCCCACCTGGGAGACAGCCGCGCCGGCGCAGTCTGCCTCTATCCTCAGGCGCAGCGTTTCAGCCTCAGCCGCCCGTTCGCCGGTGACCTGCTGGATGCACTGGCAGGGGCAAGCGTTCCCGTCCTGCTCCAACTGCAGGAGACCTCCTGGGAAGCGATCCAGGAGGTGCTGGTGGGCTGGCCCGGTCTTCCTCTGGTGGTCGCTCGGGGAGGCTACCGCATCCTGCGCTACCTGATGCCCCTGCTCCAGACCTACCCTAACCTTTACGTGGACATC from Anaerolineae bacterium harbors:
- a CDS encoding exo-alpha-sialidase, whose translation is MTPPCLKLVAVRDAFRSNARWPSCHCATVSALGDGRLGAAWYAGSYETAPDQAILYSRFDCQALIWDPPTVLVDTPGKADGNPVLWRAKSGTTWLFYVTIVGHWWHECKVFAAASPDGVRWDAPSAIREEWGWMTRARPLELDGGPVLLPLYDERDWSAHVATWRDGRLGARWGHLTTSQGVIQPSLVPLGDGRVGMYLRTGGRGGSIWYSQSEDGGRTWAYPEPTPLPNPNSGIDALRLHDGRLVLAYNESRSRRTPLALAVSRDEGRTWQREAIVASGPGEFSYPVLLEGPDERLHLLYTHRRRAIRHCIYETRSR
- a CDS encoding site-2 protease family protein; the encoded protein is MSLADIERLRAIVDEVMAVDDSIQLEQPPGAVIFRGRLLADPAEAIEAVGERFRSRGYLTTLDRQRGTDILAAIPHSPPQHRTRPRLALALLLATLASVLLVGGTMTQPDLESVLRRPLSGLPFAVSLLAILGTHEMGHYLVARRGGVQVSLPYFIPMPLGPLGTMGAFINMRSPPRSRSQLLRIGLAGPLSGLVVAIVVLIYGLKTSTVGPLPEGQAFLQEGNSVFYLVLKRVILGRWLPGAGLDVDLSPVAFAGWAGLLVTGLNLIPAAQLDGGHVAYALLGRTAQILTVTIAAGMFLLGLAWPGWYAWAVLILLLGSRRHLVLDDVTPLNWRERLLAVLGLLLAALLFVPVPLMLVQP
- a CDS encoding amidohydrolase family protein, translated to MDLFDVNCFLGRWPTEASLTPDVETLRQELDRIGVRGALVRHTWGWWYDPIEGNQALLRALEGHPELRPCLAAAPLPEDVGGLDRFLAHLGDSRAGAVCLYPQAQRFSLSRPFAGDLLDALAGASVPVLLQLQETSWEAIQEVLVGWPGLPLVVARGGYRILRYLMPLLQTYPNLYVDIAYLADNLAIEHITTTVGPERLLFGTGTPLVDGAGSLARLMYSTISDSDKELIASGNARRLLAGVRLPQAA